The proteins below are encoded in one region of Lagenorhynchus albirostris chromosome 7, mLagAlb1.1, whole genome shotgun sequence:
- the IFNE gene encoding LOW QUALITY PROTEIN: interferon epsilon (The sequence of the model RefSeq protein was modified relative to this genomic sequence to represent the inferred CDS: inserted 2 bases in 2 codons) yields the protein MINKPFFDIVLVLLASSSVCSRELKLVLFQQKRVNRESLKLLNKLQTSSIQQCLPHRKNFLLPQKSXNPHQYQKGQALTILHEMLQQIFNLFRAIIALNGWEESHMEKLLIELHQQLKYLEALMRRQAEQKRDTLGSENLRLQVKIYFQRIRDYLENQDYSTCTWTIVQVEINRCLFFVFXITGKLSKQGMET from the exons ATGATTAACAAGCCTTTCTTTGACATTGTGCTGGTGCTGTTGGCTTCTTCCTCTGTCTGCTCCCGAGAGCTGAAACTGGTTCTTTTCCAACAAAAGAGAGTGAACAGAGAGAGTTTAAAACTCTTGAATAAATTGCAGACCTCTTCAATTCAGCAGTGTCTACCACACAGGAAAAACTTCCTGCTTCCCCAGAAGT ATAATCCTCACCAGTACCAGAAAGGACAAGCACTGACCATTCTTCATGAGATGCTTCAGCAGATCTTCAACCTCTTCAGGGCAATTATTGCTCTGAATGGTTGGGAGGAAAGCCACATGGAGAAGCTCCTCATTGAACTTCATCAACAGCTGAAATACCTAGAAGCGCTCATGAGACGGCAAGCAGAGCAGAAAAGAGACACCTTGGGCAGTGAGAACCTTAGATTACaggttaaaatatatttccaaaggaTACGTGATTACCTGGAAAACCAGGACTATAGCACCTGTACCTGGACCATTGTCCAAGTAGAAATCAACCGATGTCTGTTCTTTGTGT CAATCACAGGAAAGCTGAGCAAACAAGGAATGGAAACTTGA